Proteins from a genomic interval of Perognathus longimembris pacificus isolate PPM17 chromosome 14, ASM2315922v1, whole genome shotgun sequence:
- the Rabggta gene encoding geranylgeranyl transferase type-2 subunit alpha — translation MHGRLKVKTSEEQAEAKRLERAQKLKLYRAATQAVFQKRQAGELDESVLELTSQILGANPDFATLWNCRREVFQRLETQKSPEELAALVKAELGFLESCLRVNPKSYGTWHHRCWLLSRLPEPQWARELELCACFLEVDERNFHCWDYRRFVAAQAAVAPAEELAFTDSLITRNFSNYSSWHYRSRLLPRLHPPPDAGPQGRLPEDVLLKELELVQNAFFTDPNDQSAWFYHRWLLGRADPQDALRGLHVSREDACLAVCFSRPVLVGSGAEALLLTVDGSLLTAEWRTPDGRNRHSPVWLCDLPPASLDGQRPQHTYRVTWTASGSQKECVLFQGRQECWCQDSATDEQLFRCELSVEKSTVLQSELESCKELQELEPENKWCLLTIILLMRALDPLLYEKETLQYFQTLKAVDPMRAAYLDDLRSKFLVENSVLKMEYADVRVLHLAHKDLTVLCHLEQLLLVTHLDVSHNRLRALPPGLAALRCLQVLQANDNAIESLDGVAHLPQLRELLLCNNRLPRPGALQPLASCPRLGLLDLRGNPLGRAGDVSERLAELLPAVGSVLT, via the exons ATG CACGGGCGCCTGAAGGTGAAGACGTCGGAGGAGCAGGCGGAGGCCAAGCGGCTGGAGCGGGCGCAGAAGCTGAAGCTCTACCGCGCCGCCACCCAGGCCGTCTTCCAGAAG CGCCAGGCGGGCGAGCTGGACGAGTCCGTGCTGGAACTCACAAGCCAGATTCTGGGCGCCAACCCTGACTTTGCCACTCTCTGGAACTGTCGACGGGAGGTGTTCCAAAGGCTGGAGACCCAGAA gtcccccGAGGAGTTGGCTGCTCTGGTGAAGGCCGAGCTGGGCTTCTTGGAGAGCTGCTTGCGCGTGAACCCCAAGTCCTATGGAACCTGGCACCACCGCTGTTGGCTGCTCAGCCGCCTGCCTGAGCCCCAGTGGGCCCGGGAGCTGGAGCTGTGCGCGTGCTTCCTCGAGGTGGACGAACGCAACT TTCACTGCTGGGACTACCGGCGGTTTGTGGCCGCACAGGCGGCCGTGGCCCCCGCCGAGGAGCTCGCCTTCACCGACAGCCTCATCACCCGCAACTTCTCCAACTACTCCTCCTGGCACTACCGCTCCCGCCTGCTGCCCCGGCTGCACCCCCCGCCCGACGCCGGCCCCCAGGGGCGCCTCCCCGAAGACGTGCTGCTCAAAG AGCTGGAGCTGGTGCAGAACGCCTTCTTCACCGACCCCAACGACCAGAGCGCCTGGTTCTACCACCGCTGGCTCCTGGGTCGCG CCGACCCCCAGGACGCCCTGCGCGGCCTGCACGTGAGCCGGGAGGACGCCTGTCTGGCCGTCTGCTTCTCGCGGCCCGTCCTG GTGGGCTCCGGCGCCGAGGCCTTGCTGCTCACGGTGGACGGGTCCCTGCTGACGGCGGAGTGGAGGACCCCCGACGGCAGGAACCGGCACAGCCCCGTCTGG CTCTGCGACCTGCCTCCCGCCTCCCTCGACGGCCAGCGGCCCCAGCACACCTACCGCGTCACCTGGACGGCCAGCGGCTCCCAGAAGGAATGTGTGCTTTTCCAAG GCCGCCAGGAATGCTGGTGCCAGGACTCGGCCACCGACGAGCAGCTGTTCAG gTGCGAGCTGTCGGTGGAGAAGTCCACGGTGCTGCAGTCCGAGCTTGAGTCTTGcaaggagctgcaggagctggagCCGGAGAACAAGT ggtgcCTGCTCACCATCATCCTGCTCATGCGCGCCCTGGACCCCCTGCTGTACGAGAAGGAGACGCTGCAGTACTTCCAGACCCTCAAG gccGTGGATCCCATGCGCGCCGCCTACCTGGACGACCTGCGCAGCAAGTTCTTGGTGGAGAACAGCGTGCTCAAGATGGAGTACGCCGACGTGCGCGTGCTGCACCTGGCTCACAAG GACCTGACCGTGCTCTGCCATCTGGAGCAGCTGCTCCTGGTCACCCACCTGGACGTGTCGCACAATCGTCTCCGCGCCCTTCCCCCGGGCCTGGCCGCGCTGCGGTGCCTCCAG GTGCTGCAGGCCAACGACAATGCCATAGAGTCCCTGGACGGCGTGGCTCACCTGCCCCAGCTGCGCGAACTGTTGCTGTGCAACAACC GCCTCCCGCGGCCGGGAGCGCTGCAGCCCCTGGCCTCCTGCCCCCGGCTCGGCCTCCTCGACCTCCGCGGGAACCCGCTGGGCCGAGCGGGCGACGTCTCGGAGCGCCTGGCCGAGCTGCTGCCCGCGGTCGGCAGCGTCCTCACCTGA